A part of Vespa crabro chromosome 20, iyVesCrab1.2, whole genome shotgun sequence genomic DNA contains:
- the LOC124431190 gene encoding alkylglycerol monooxygenase-like isoform X1 codes for MNETHIDFVAQLKNAGKFWYIVNPFETTFKFPHQVPDYQQQIWIPFFFLIILEQVILTAKNKKKSFRLNDQVTSFSHWIFQESGRIFFRGAEYYTYIKIYDNYHQWNLSWNSIWTWYITAVGVDFCYYWVHRSNHEVHFLWAHHQVHHSSEEFNLAVGLRQSVLQHWCNFIFYLPLAFFIPPSHFIVHHQFNLIYQLWIHTTIINNLGPLELIFNTPKHHRVHHGCNLYCLDKNYGGVLIIWDRLFGTFMEEKDELIYGLVTSPRSFNPLYLQTFYAKAMIEKSKSMKSSANKLSVLWKGPSWYPGGPRLGLDKYKINVTSRTKYNIRIPTWQSVYISLHFLIIFYKHLQLYNNEEQDINNFVGITILNNIFALIVIGLLFDKSEYAELVELVRCIVYLFISYEDCCFNVLIHYIYIISCFIWIFQVVHQMKTSLLRL; via the exons atgaatgaaaCTCATATCGACTTTGTCGCTCAACTCAAAAATGCCGGCAAGTTTTGGTACATCGTTAATCCTTTCGAAACAACTTTTAAATTTCCCCATCAAGTACCTGATTATCAACAGCAG ATTTGGataccctttttctttcttatcatattagagcaagtaatattaactgcgaagaataaaaagaaatcatttcgaTTGAACGATCAGGTGACGTCGTTCTCTCATTGGATATTTCAAGAGTCTGGCCG CATATTCTTTCGCGGGGCAgaatattatacttacattaaaatttatgataattatcatcaATGGAATCTATCGTGGAACTCCATTTGGACTTGGTATATAACTGCTGTAGGGGTagacttttgttattattgggtACACCGTAGTAATCACG AAGTACATTTTTTGTGGGCTCACCATCAAGTACACCACAGCAGCGAGGAATTCAATCTCGCGGTTGGTCTGCGCCAATCGGTACTACAACATTGGTGCAATTTT ATCTTTTATTTACCTCTTGCTTTCTTCATACCACCATCACACTTCATTGTTCATCATCAATTCAACTTGATTTATCAACTTTGGATACACAcgacgattattaataatctcgGACCgttagaattaatatttaatactccGAAGCATCATCGCGTTCATCATG GATGCAATCTATACTGCTTGGATAAAAATTATGGTGGAGTTCTTATAATCTGGGACAGATTATTCGGGACCTTCATGGAAGAGAAGGATGAACTCATTTACGGCTTAGTAACCAGTCCACGATCGTTCAATCCCTTGTACCTCCAG acgTTTTATGCGAAAGCGATGATAGAAAAGAGTAAGAGCATGAAATCTTCGGCAAATAAACTATCCGTTTTGTGGAAGGGTCCTAGTTGGTATCCAGGTGGACCACGTTTGGGTCTTGACAAGTATAAAATAAAC gTAACGTCTAGAACCAAATACAATATTCGTATACCAACATGGCAAAGCGTCTATATTAGTttgcattttttaataattttttataaacatttgcaactgtataataatgaagaaCAA gatataaataattttgtaggaataacaatattgaacaATATATTTgctcttatcgttattggaTTATTGTTCGACAAGTCAGAATATGCTGAATTGGTGGAACTCGTTCGatgtattgtatatttatttatttcgtatgaAGATTGTTGTTTTAACGTTCtgatacattatatttatataatatcttgcTTTATTTGGATCTTTCAAGTAGTACATCAAATGAAAACAAGTTTGTTACGATTATGA
- the LOC124431190 gene encoding alkylglycerol monooxygenase-like isoform X2 has protein sequence MKLISTLSLNSKMPASFGTSLILSKQLLNFPIKYLIINSSIFFRGAEYYTYIKIYDNYHQWNLSWNSIWTWYITAVGVDFCYYWVHRSNHEVHFLWAHHQVHHSSEEFNLAVGLRQSVLQHWCNFIFYLPLAFFIPPSHFIVHHQFNLIYQLWIHTTIINNLGPLELIFNTPKHHRVHHGCNLYCLDKNYGGVLIIWDRLFGTFMEEKDELIYGLVTSPRSFNPLYLQTFYAKAMIEKSKSMKSSANKLSVLWKGPSWYPGGPRLGLDKYKINVTSRTKYNIRIPTWQSVYISLHFLIIFYKHLQLYNNEEQDINNFVGITILNNIFALIVIGLLFDKSEYAELVELVRCIVYLFISYEDCCFNVLIHYIYIISCFIWIFQVVHQMKTSLLRL, from the exons atgaaaCTCATATCGACTTTGTCGCTCAACTCAAAAATGCCGGCAAGTTTTGGTACATCGTTAATCCTTTCGAAACAACTTTTAAATTTCCCCATCAAGTACCTGATTATCAACAGCAG CATATTCTTTCGCGGGGCAgaatattatacttacattaaaatttatgataattatcatcaATGGAATCTATCGTGGAACTCCATTTGGACTTGGTATATAACTGCTGTAGGGGTagacttttgttattattgggtACACCGTAGTAATCACG AAGTACATTTTTTGTGGGCTCACCATCAAGTACACCACAGCAGCGAGGAATTCAATCTCGCGGTTGGTCTGCGCCAATCGGTACTACAACATTGGTGCAATTTT ATCTTTTATTTACCTCTTGCTTTCTTCATACCACCATCACACTTCATTGTTCATCATCAATTCAACTTGATTTATCAACTTTGGATACACAcgacgattattaataatctcgGACCgttagaattaatatttaatactccGAAGCATCATCGCGTTCATCATG GATGCAATCTATACTGCTTGGATAAAAATTATGGTGGAGTTCTTATAATCTGGGACAGATTATTCGGGACCTTCATGGAAGAGAAGGATGAACTCATTTACGGCTTAGTAACCAGTCCACGATCGTTCAATCCCTTGTACCTCCAG acgTTTTATGCGAAAGCGATGATAGAAAAGAGTAAGAGCATGAAATCTTCGGCAAATAAACTATCCGTTTTGTGGAAGGGTCCTAGTTGGTATCCAGGTGGACCACGTTTGGGTCTTGACAAGTATAAAATAAAC gTAACGTCTAGAACCAAATACAATATTCGTATACCAACATGGCAAAGCGTCTATATTAGTttgcattttttaataattttttataaacatttgcaactgtataataatgaagaaCAA gatataaataattttgtaggaataacaatattgaacaATATATTTgctcttatcgttattggaTTATTGTTCGACAAGTCAGAATATGCTGAATTGGTGGAACTCGTTCGatgtattgtatatttatttatttcgtatgaAGATTGTTGTTTTAACGTTCtgatacattatatttatataatatcttgcTTTATTTGGATCTTTCAAGTAGTACATCAAATGAAAACAAGTTTGTTACGATTATGA
- the LOC124431190 gene encoding alkylglycerol monooxygenase-like isoform X3: MKSIFFRGAEYYTYIKIYDNYHQWNLSWNSIWTWYITAVGVDFCYYWVHRSNHEVHFLWAHHQVHHSSEEFNLAVGLRQSVLQHWCNFIFYLPLAFFIPPSHFIVHHQFNLIYQLWIHTTIINNLGPLELIFNTPKHHRVHHGCNLYCLDKNYGGVLIIWDRLFGTFMEEKDELIYGLVTSPRSFNPLYLQTFYAKAMIEKSKSMKSSANKLSVLWKGPSWYPGGPRLGLDKYKINVTSRTKYNIRIPTWQSVYISLHFLIIFYKHLQLYNNEEQDINNFVGITILNNIFALIVIGLLFDKSEYAELVELVRCIVYLFISYEDCCFNVLIHYIYIISCFIWIFQVVHQMKTSLLRL, from the exons ATGAAAAg CATATTCTTTCGCGGGGCAgaatattatacttacattaaaatttatgataattatcatcaATGGAATCTATCGTGGAACTCCATTTGGACTTGGTATATAACTGCTGTAGGGGTagacttttgttattattgggtACACCGTAGTAATCACG AAGTACATTTTTTGTGGGCTCACCATCAAGTACACCACAGCAGCGAGGAATTCAATCTCGCGGTTGGTCTGCGCCAATCGGTACTACAACATTGGTGCAATTTT ATCTTTTATTTACCTCTTGCTTTCTTCATACCACCATCACACTTCATTGTTCATCATCAATTCAACTTGATTTATCAACTTTGGATACACAcgacgattattaataatctcgGACCgttagaattaatatttaatactccGAAGCATCATCGCGTTCATCATG GATGCAATCTATACTGCTTGGATAAAAATTATGGTGGAGTTCTTATAATCTGGGACAGATTATTCGGGACCTTCATGGAAGAGAAGGATGAACTCATTTACGGCTTAGTAACCAGTCCACGATCGTTCAATCCCTTGTACCTCCAG acgTTTTATGCGAAAGCGATGATAGAAAAGAGTAAGAGCATGAAATCTTCGGCAAATAAACTATCCGTTTTGTGGAAGGGTCCTAGTTGGTATCCAGGTGGACCACGTTTGGGTCTTGACAAGTATAAAATAAAC gTAACGTCTAGAACCAAATACAATATTCGTATACCAACATGGCAAAGCGTCTATATTAGTttgcattttttaataattttttataaacatttgcaactgtataataatgaagaaCAA gatataaataattttgtaggaataacaatattgaacaATATATTTgctcttatcgttattggaTTATTGTTCGACAAGTCAGAATATGCTGAATTGGTGGAACTCGTTCGatgtattgtatatttatttatttcgtatgaAGATTGTTGTTTTAACGTTCtgatacattatatttatataatatcttgcTTTATTTGGATCTTTCAAGTAGTACATCAAATGAAAACAAGTTTGTTACGATTATGA
- the LOC124431188 gene encoding nucleolar complex protein 2 homolog, with protein MKVKTKKGIKHSNISVKKRKKSESKVSKDKYFKQDFEDDDSKEDKHWQNEKTGNKKIQKIDDIESSDSDMDPEEHKKSLMKLKETDLEFYSYLKENDKNLLDFNLSDTDYDSYNEFDADESELYHKPNDKLEVASDESDFEPEDINDISSGGQIKVTLQLLKVWQNDIQNDKTSKSIKIAVEAFHAALETISETQEENFIKFKVEGSAIFNGVIQLCILHLPNAFRNFLKLDTNTHFAAHKCKRFIKVKNSLKLYLTDLLTILRNVSSANIQTILLKHLHEMLPYTQSFSSLKKPLLKVLLKFWSTGEETVRVVAFLCILRIATSHKESLLDTLLKSMYVKYVENSKFVSPNTLPGINFMRHSLTEIYLLDSDVSYNHAFLYIRQLAIHLRNAVTLKKKENFQAVYNWQYINSLFFWSKLITLSKKESILHSLLYPLVQIIIGTIKVIPTRQYYPLRFHCLQMLTNISKETKTFIPILPFLLEILSSYDFNKKHKAVSMKPISLICILRMSKSQLQENGFKDSVIDTIYRLILENAANDSHLVCFPDLYFPCIIQLKVFLKNCHVANYCKKLKQLLEKIEENSKYIGNERAKEIFNLKNMTEIENWENRMKIQGTALAKFYNSWIKIHQAQKLKHLTKNDEISEYNLPSLRKSKRKKSNEEDIGSEEESDFELQIKGTEVEKAENTSARRSNKKSKKKIKTTNKKVPEEDDIPTENTDIVTDINSDDWE; from the exons atgaaagtaaagacaaagaaaggaataaaacattcaaatatatctgttaaaaaaaggaaaaaatctgAGAGTAAAGTTTCTAAggacaaatattttaaacaagATTTTGAAGACGATGATAGTAAGGAGGATAAACATTGGCAGAATGAAAAAAcag gcaataaaaagatacaaaaaatcgatgatattgAAAGCAGCGATAGCGATATGGATCCAGAAGAACACAAGAAatcattaatgaaattaaaggaaacggatttagaattttattcttatttaaaagaaaatgataaaaatctattaGATTTCAATTTATCCGATACAGATTACGATAGTTATAATGAATTTGATGCCGATGAATCTGAATTATATCATAAACCTAATGATAAATTAGAG GTTGCTAGCGATGAAAGTGATTTTGAACCtgaagatattaatgatatatcatCTGGTGGCCAAATAAAAGTTACCctacaattattaaaagtttGGCAGAATGATATTCAAAATGACAa AACATCCAAATCTATTAAAATTGCGGTCGAAGCTTTCCATGCTGCGTTGGAAACCATATCAGAAAcacaagaagaaaattttataaaatttaaagtaGAAGGAAGCGCAA TATTTAATGGAGTCATTCAATTATGTATATTGCATTTACCTAATGCAttcagaaattttttaaaattggaTACTAATACACATTTTGCAGCACATAAATGCAAAAGATTTATCAAagttaaaaattcattaaaattatatttaactgATTTACTTACG ATTTTACGTAATGTTTCATCAGCTAACATTCAAACAATACTTTTAAAACATTTACATGAAATGTTACCATATACTCAATCATTTTCCTCATTAAAGAAACCATTATTAAAagtcttattaaaattttggTCAACTGGTGAAGAAACTGTCAGAGTTGTtgcatttttatgtatattacgtATTGCAACTAGTCATAAAGAATCTTTACTTGATACATTATTAAAG tCAATGTACGTCAAGTATGTAGAAAATTCCAAATTCGTATCGCCGAATACTTTGCCaggaataaattttatgaggCATTCTTTAACAGAGATTTATCTACTAGATTCTGATGTTTCTTACAATCATGcctttttatatatcagaCAGCTTGCTATTCATTTAAGGAATGCAGTaactttgaagaaaaaa gaaAATTTTCAAGCAGTATATAATTggcaatatataaattcattattcttCTGGTCTaagttaataacattatcaaaaaaagaatcaatatTGCACTCTTTATTGTATCCTTTAGTACAG ATTATTATTGgaacaattaaagtaataccGACTCGGCAATATTACCCTTTACGTTTCCACTGTTTACAAATGTTAACTAACATTTCTAAGGAAACAAAAACTTTTATACCTATTTTACCATTTCTATTGGAG atattatcgtcttatgattttaataaaaagcatAAAGCTGTATCAATGAAACCCATATCTTTAATTTGCATATTAAGAATGTCTAAATCACAATTACAAGAGAATGGTTTTAAAGATAGTGTAATTGATACTATCTACCgtttaatattagaaaatgcaGCAAACGATAGCCACTTAGTATGTTTTCCcgatttatattttccttgtATAATACAA TTGAaagtatttttgaaaaattgtcATGTCGCAAATTATTGTAAGAAATTAAAGCAATTGctagagaaaatagaagaaaattcaaaatatatagGAAATGAAAGAGCCAAGGAAAtattcaatttgaaaaatatgacagaaattgaaaattgggaaaatagaatgaaaattcAGGGTACAGCTTTagcgaaattttataattcctGGATTAAGATTCATCAAGCTCAGAAACTAAAACATTTAAcgaaaaatgatgaaattagTGAATATAATTTACCAAGTTTAAGGaaatcaaaaaggaaaaagtcaAATGAAGAAGATATAGGTAGCGAAGAAGAAAGTGACTTTGAGTTACAAATAAAAGGAACAGAAGTAGAGAAAGCAGAGAATACATCTGCAAGGagatctaataaaaaatcaaaaaagaaaataaaaacaacaaataaGAAAGTACCTGAAGAAGACGACATACCTACAGAAAATACAGATATTGTTACAGATATTAATAGCGATGACTGGGAATAA